Part of the Varibaculum massiliense genome is shown below.
TTGGCGGAAGCCATGCAACTGAGACAGGCGCTAAAAGATTTTCCGAAAGTCCGCATTTTCACTTGGATTTTCAGTCCCGATGCAAATCTGGAAGCCGCGGTTGAAGCCAACTTGGATATCGCAGTATCTAATCCCGAAACCCTGTTACGCGTGGCTAGCGCAGCTCGGGCAGCAAAGAAGAAAGCTCGCATTCACCTGGCGGTAGATACCGGGATGGGGAGAGAGGGTGCCTTGCCTGAAAACCTATCTCCTTTGCTGTCAGCGGCACAGCTCGCCAGTGAACAGGGAACGGTAGAAGTTAGCGGGATCTGGTCGCATTTAGCGCGCGGAGATGAAGCGGGCGGTGGGGAACAGGCGACTGCCCGGCAACTTAGCGACTTTCAACAGGCATGTGCAGCCGCTGAACAGCGCGGATTTACGGGGCTGATTCGCCACCTCTCGGCTTCTTCGGGACTGCTGTGGCATCCCCAGGCACATTTTGACCTGGCGCGCTACGGGATCGCCATGTACGGCCTGACTCCGAATCCGGTGCGTGCCACTACCGCCAGCTTATCTCTCACCCCGATTATGCGTTTAGAGGCCGATTTAATCAGCGTAAAGAAACTGCCTGCCGGGCATCCGGTTTCCTATGGAGGTACCTGGGTAGCACCCCGCGATACCTATATCGGGATTGTGCCACTGGGGTATGCGGACGGGATTGACCGCCATGCCTCCGGAAAAATCTGGGTGGCCGCCAACGGACAGAAATATCCGCAGGTAGGGCGGATATGTATGGATCAGTTCATGGTGGATTTAGGTAGCGGTGAGGACGGAAAACCGCCGCTAGTGCCCGGGGCGACGGTGCGAGTGTGGGGAGATGGCTCCCAGG
Proteins encoded:
- the alr gene encoding alanine racemase, coding for MNTDFPARAIIDLAALEKNLQQLRKCDPNVQAMAIVKANAYGHGGAQIARAALEFGVKWFGVAQLAEAMQLRQALKDFPKVRIFTWIFSPDANLEAAVEANLDIAVSNPETLLRVASAARAAKKKARIHLAVDTGMGREGALPENLSPLLSAAQLASEQGTVEVSGIWSHLARGDEAGGGEQATARQLSDFQQACAAAEQRGFTGLIRHLSASSGLLWHPQAHFDLARYGIAMYGLTPNPVRATTASLSLTPIMRLEADLISVKKLPAGHPVSYGGTWVAPRDTYIGIVPLGYADGIDRHASGKIWVAANGQKYPQVGRICMDQFMVDLGSGEDGKPPLVPGATVRVWGDGSQGEPTADDWAKAAETINYTIVTDLNPRVPRVYI